Proteins encoded by one window of Synechococcus sp. MVIR-18-1:
- a CDS encoding LptA/OstA family protein: MITWIAKLSSVAAFLVFAGSMLPMHAQQEAGEDNLITIESDTQSADNITGVVTAVGNVRIVYPSRGTVATSRQAQYFSRESILVLSGDVDVVQDDGNSIRAERVTYNLDEERALANPIPGQQVQSILLLKQSPDGQTPLTP; encoded by the coding sequence ATGATCACTTGGATTGCCAAACTCTCTTCCGTTGCTGCCTTCTTGGTTTTTGCTGGTTCTATGCTTCCGATGCATGCCCAGCAAGAAGCAGGGGAAGATAATTTGATCACGATTGAATCGGATACGCAAAGTGCAGACAACATCACCGGTGTGGTGACCGCCGTCGGTAATGTTCGGATCGTTTATCCGTCTCGGGGAACGGTCGCGACGTCTCGTCAGGCGCAGTATTTCAGCCGGGAGTCGATCCTTGTTTTAAGCGGAGATGTGGATGTGGTGCAAGACGATGGAAACAGTATTCGTGCTGAGCGCGTGACCTACAACCTTGATGAGGAACGAGCTCTGGCGAACCCAATTCCAGGTCAGCAAGTTCAGTCCATTCTGTTGTTAAAACAGAGTCCTGATGGTCAGACTCCCTTAACGCCATGA
- the chlP gene encoding geranylgeranyl reductase — MLRVAVVGGGPSGSCAAEVLARAGIKTWLFERKLDNAKPCGGAIPLCMVEEFDLPDSIIDRKVRNMKMISPSNREVDIKLDPLGYDDNAYIGMCRREVFDSFLRNRAADLGTTLINGLVQKIDTGDKRQGPYTIHYADYSAGGPTGEMKSLDVDLIIGADGANSRVAKAMDAGDYKVAIAFQERIKLPAEEMAYYEDLAEMYVGTDVSPDFYAWVFPKYDHVAVGTGTMQENQSLIKGLQKGIRERARKRLFKGEVIKVEAHPIPEHPRPRRVVGRMALVGDAAGYVTKSSGEGIYFAAKSGRMCAEAIVEISKNGTQMPTEKEIKNTYLKRWDRKYGATYIVLDILQRIFYRTDAAREAFVEMCDDQDVQKLTFDSYLYKKVVMMNPWQQVKLTARTLGSLLRGQALAPSSYDCVPSAVGRSDGDFLADEAAQAIKAQTSGHAVKKGEAEIEEERSKVTAS, encoded by the coding sequence ATGCTGAGAGTTGCCGTTGTCGGTGGTGGACCGAGCGGATCCTGTGCCGCAGAAGTGCTTGCACGGGCCGGCATCAAGACTTGGTTATTCGAGAGAAAACTCGATAACGCCAAGCCTTGCGGGGGAGCGATTCCGCTTTGCATGGTTGAGGAATTCGATCTTCCGGATTCGATCATCGACCGCAAAGTTCGGAACATGAAGATGATTTCACCCTCCAATCGGGAGGTTGATATCAAGTTGGACCCACTCGGTTACGACGACAATGCCTATATAGGTATGTGTCGACGCGAGGTGTTCGACTCTTTCCTGCGCAATCGCGCTGCCGACTTAGGCACCACTCTGATCAATGGGTTGGTGCAAAAGATCGACACAGGTGACAAACGCCAAGGTCCTTACACCATTCACTACGCCGACTACAGCGCAGGCGGTCCCACCGGCGAGATGAAAAGCCTGGATGTGGATTTAATCATTGGCGCCGATGGAGCTAACTCCCGCGTCGCGAAAGCGATGGATGCCGGTGATTACAAAGTGGCGATTGCCTTCCAAGAGCGCATCAAGCTGCCAGCAGAAGAAATGGCCTACTACGAAGATCTCGCCGAGATGTACGTAGGAACAGATGTCTCACCTGACTTCTATGCCTGGGTGTTCCCTAAATACGACCACGTCGCCGTGGGCACAGGGACCATGCAAGAAAATCAGTCCCTGATTAAAGGTCTTCAAAAAGGCATTCGCGAACGCGCCCGTAAGCGCCTGTTCAAGGGCGAAGTCATCAAGGTGGAAGCGCATCCGATCCCAGAGCATCCCCGTCCTCGCCGAGTGGTGGGTCGCATGGCGTTGGTTGGAGATGCAGCTGGCTACGTGACCAAAAGTTCCGGTGAAGGCATCTACTTCGCCGCAAAAAGTGGTCGCATGTGTGCGGAAGCGATCGTGGAAATCTCCAAAAACGGCACCCAAATGCCTACTGAAAAGGAGATCAAGAACACCTACCTGAAACGTTGGGACCGCAAGTACGGAGCAACGTACATCGTGCTCGATATTCTTCAACGGATCTTTTATCGCACCGATGCTGCCCGTGAAGCATTCGTCGAAATGTGCGATGACCAAGATGTCCAGAAGCTGACCTTCGACAGCTATCTGTACAAAAAAGTGGTGATGATGAATCCCTGGCAGCAGGTGAAACTCACAGCTCGCACCCTTGGGAGTCTTCTGCGCGGTCAAGCCTTAGCCCCTTCGAGCTACGACTGCGTACCTTCAGCGGTGGGGCGATCCGATGGTGACTTCC
- the typA gene encoding translational GTPase TypA translates to MSAQNKAIRNIAIIAHVDHGKTTLVDALLSQSGIFRDNEAVPTCVLDSNDLERERGITILSKNTAVTYNDTRINIVDTPGHADFGGEVERVLGMVDGCLLIVDANEGPMPQTRFVLKKALEQGLRPIVFVNKIDRARVDPETAVDKVLDLFIELGADDDQCDFPYLFGSGLGGFAKPDMKTESDNVRPLFDAILRHVPPPVGDPEKPLQLQITTLDYSDFLGRIIIGRVHNGVIRQGQKASLIKDDGSIKRGRISKLLGFEGLQRVDIEEASAGDLVAVAGFDDVNIGETIACPDEPKALPLIKVDEPTLQMTFVVNDSPFAGKEGKFVTSRQLRDRLQRELLTNVALRVEDTDSPDRFSVCGRGELHLGILIETMRREGFEFQVSQPQVIFRTIDGTPCEPVETLVMDVPEAAVGSCIEKLGTRKGEMQNMETGADNRTQLEFVVPSRGLIGFRGEFIRATRGEGIMSHSFFEYRPMQGDFDNRRNGVLIAFEEGTATFYALKGAEDRGQFFITPGTKVYKGMIIGENTRQQDMEINICKAKQVTNIRSAGADVLDSLQSPIQMTLERALEYIGPDEMLEVTPESMRLRKLPAKKMAKR, encoded by the coding sequence ATGAGCGCCCAGAATAAGGCGATTCGCAACATAGCGATCATCGCCCATGTGGATCATGGCAAAACCACTCTTGTGGATGCTCTGCTCAGCCAGTCCGGAATCTTTCGCGACAACGAGGCCGTTCCAACCTGCGTTCTTGACTCCAATGATTTAGAGCGGGAACGCGGAATCACCATCCTTTCGAAGAACACGGCGGTTACTTATAACGACACGAGAATCAACATCGTTGATACGCCTGGTCACGCTGATTTTGGCGGAGAAGTTGAGCGTGTGCTCGGCATGGTGGACGGATGTTTGCTGATCGTTGATGCCAATGAGGGGCCCATGCCCCAAACCCGCTTTGTCCTCAAAAAAGCCCTCGAACAGGGCTTGAGGCCGATTGTGTTCGTTAACAAGATTGACCGTGCGCGTGTTGATCCAGAAACGGCTGTAGATAAAGTTCTTGACCTTTTTATAGAGCTTGGTGCTGATGACGATCAGTGTGATTTCCCTTACTTGTTTGGTAGTGGTTTAGGCGGTTTCGCGAAGCCCGACATGAAAACAGAGAGCGACAACGTGCGTCCTCTGTTTGATGCGATTTTGCGTCATGTACCACCCCCTGTTGGTGATCCTGAAAAGCCACTTCAGCTTCAAATTACTACCCTTGATTACTCAGATTTTCTTGGACGAATCATTATTGGACGCGTTCATAATGGTGTGATCAGGCAGGGTCAAAAAGCATCTCTTATTAAGGATGACGGCAGCATAAAAAGAGGACGTATTAGTAAGCTTTTGGGCTTTGAAGGTCTGCAAAGAGTTGATATCGAAGAAGCATCTGCTGGCGATCTTGTTGCAGTTGCTGGTTTCGATGATGTCAATATCGGCGAAACGATTGCATGCCCGGATGAACCAAAAGCGTTACCCCTGATTAAAGTTGATGAGCCCACGCTTCAGATGACATTTGTGGTCAATGATTCTCCTTTTGCAGGAAAAGAAGGCAAGTTTGTCACCAGTCGTCAGCTTCGTGATCGCCTGCAGCGTGAATTGCTCACGAATGTCGCTTTACGAGTTGAAGATACAGATTCTCCTGATCGTTTCTCTGTATGTGGTCGTGGTGAACTTCACCTCGGAATTTTGATTGAGACGATGCGCCGTGAGGGATTTGAATTTCAGGTGTCTCAGCCCCAGGTGATTTTCCGGACGATTGATGGCACACCTTGTGAGCCTGTGGAAACACTGGTGATGGACGTTCCTGAAGCTGCTGTTGGTAGCTGTATTGAAAAATTGGGAACGCGTAAGGGTGAGATGCAAAATATGGAAACCGGCGCTGACAACCGCACGCAGCTTGAATTTGTTGTTCCGTCTAGGGGACTCATTGGTTTCCGCGGTGAATTCATTCGCGCTACGCGCGGTGAAGGAATCATGAGCCATTCATTTTTTGAATATCGTCCGATGCAGGGTGATTTTGATAACAGAAGGAATGGAGTTTTGATTGCTTTTGAAGAAGGCACAGCTACTTTTTATGCTCTAAAAGGAGCTGAAGATCGTGGGCAATTCTTCATTACTCCAGGCACAAAAGTTTATAAGGGAATGATTATTGGTGAGAACACGCGTCAGCAAGATATGGAAATTAATATCTGCAAAGCCAAGCAAGTAACGAATATTCGCTCTGCTGGCGCTGATGTTTTGGATTCGCTTCAGTCACCGATTCAGATGACTTTAGAGCGTGCCTTGGAATATATCGGACCTGATGAAATGCTGGAGGTCACTCCTGAATCGATGCGGTTAAGAAAATTACCTGCCAAAAAAATGGCTAAGCGTTGA
- a CDS encoding U32 family peptidase, whose translation MPLEVFVRGALCVAYSYQCLSSDPKWQSTCLCRSEHVVTPLDLGLQPVLADGERGNTMSQAVLEITRDHGLGRERLGGTGWSLALVTSR comes from the coding sequence ATGCCCTTAGAGGTGTTTGTGCGAGGGGCCTTATGCGTGGCCTATTCCTATCAGTGCCTCAGCAGTGATCCGAAATGGCAAAGCACCTGTCTGTGTCGATCAGAACATGTGGTGACTCCGCTGGATCTGGGGCTTCAGCCCGTTTTGGCTGATGGAGAGCGCGGTAACACCATGAGTCAGGCCGTTTTGGAGATAACCCGGGATCACGGTTTAGGTCGTGAGCGTTTGGGCGGTACGGGCTGGTCTCTTGCGCTTGTGACGTCTCGTTGA
- a CDS encoding M15 family metallopeptidase: protein MIPLGRVAATRRSTRDDIPVARRSKPAPRKRGSGFGVFFACLFVGGGSLAAVWFGPGLLASRSFLFPSAPVPVVDGIEAPPDQDGRLLGHFPYEEAIVSQLVPVEAGIELHQDAALALDSMRRAAASDGIDLRLISGYRSHNLQQGIFFDVKSERNQTAEERAKVSAPPGYSEHSTGYAIDLGDGSRPDTNLSVSFETTPAFRWLQDYAASYHFTLSFPEVNPQGVSYEPWHWRFEGSADALRQFEPARQLALGR from the coding sequence ATGATTCCTCTGGGAAGGGTCGCCGCCACTCGCCGAAGCACCCGGGATGACATTCCTGTCGCCCGACGCTCGAAACCTGCTCCTCGCAAGCGTGGCAGCGGGTTTGGTGTGTTTTTCGCGTGTCTCTTTGTGGGTGGAGGCAGTTTGGCTGCTGTTTGGTTTGGCCCTGGATTGCTGGCAAGTCGTTCTTTTTTGTTTCCATCGGCTCCAGTTCCAGTGGTGGATGGGATTGAAGCGCCGCCAGATCAAGACGGTCGTCTGCTTGGACACTTTCCTTATGAGGAGGCGATTGTCAGCCAACTTGTGCCCGTTGAGGCAGGAATTGAGCTGCATCAAGATGCAGCACTCGCACTGGACTCGATGCGCCGTGCCGCAGCCTCAGATGGAATCGATCTGAGGCTGATCAGTGGCTATCGCTCTCATAACTTGCAGCAGGGGATTTTTTTTGATGTGAAATCAGAAAGAAATCAAACGGCCGAAGAACGGGCCAAGGTTTCTGCTCCGCCCGGCTATTCCGAACACAGCACTGGCTATGCGATTGATCTTGGTGATGGCAGTCGCCCAGATACCAATCTTTCGGTTTCCTTTGAAACGACTCCGGCATTTCGTTGGTTGCAGGATTACGCCGCCAGCTATCACTTCACGCTGTCTTTTCCAGAAGTGAACCCTCAAGGTGTGAGCTATGAGCCATGGCATTGGCGTTTTGAAGGGTCAGCCGATGCATTGCGTCAATTTGAACCGGCACGTCAGCTAGCTCTTGGACGTTGA
- a CDS encoding DUF309 domain-containing protein, translated as MSVHDDPRFQQAVDFFNRRAWYEAHDAFEDIWHETAGADRRLLQGILQIAVAHVHLERGNLRGATILLGEGVGRLSSAKSGDLGLDLPFVREQARLRLEALQRETDPVALPVPELRVHS; from the coding sequence TTGAGCGTTCACGACGATCCCCGATTTCAGCAGGCCGTCGATTTCTTCAATCGACGCGCCTGGTATGAAGCTCACGATGCTTTTGAGGATATTTGGCATGAAACGGCTGGAGCCGATCGGAGATTGTTACAGGGAATACTCCAAATTGCAGTTGCTCATGTTCACTTAGAACGAGGCAATCTTAGAGGTGCAACAATCTTGTTGGGCGAAGGTGTAGGTCGACTTTCTTCTGCAAAATCAGGAGATCTTGGGCTCGATTTGCCTTTCGTTCGAGAGCAGGCTCGTTTGAGACTGGAAGCGCTTCAACGAGAGACCGATCCTGTCGCACTTCCAGTTCCTGAGTTACGTGTGCACTCTTAG